The nucleotide window TGTTAAGTTAATCTTAATCGATTCCGGTTTTataattcaacttttttggAAATATTTTAAGAAAGATTTCCTAGAACCTTGGTTAGATGCTGGTATAAGATCAGATTTATTGTTACTTGAAAATCAGCTTCCCTTTTTCGTTATTGAAAAAATTTACGGTCTTTCGTGGAGTTCTACAAATGGTTCTTTTCTTGAACtcactattaattattttcaatatttcaatcaatcaaaattggTTTTTGATAATAATAGTCAGTGCATAAGGCACTTCACTGATCTGATTAGGATATTTCATTTGCAACATCCTATTGAAAGTCAGCCAAGTAGAGACAAGATCGACGAACAGATAATACATCTACCGAGTGCAACTCAGTTGTTAGAAGCTGGAGTTAGGTTTCAAGTGAAGCCTAAAAGTGAGTGTTTACTTGACTTGGGGTTTTCGGAAGGAGTGCTTGAAATTCCTCGATTAGAAGTTGAGGATGGGACCGAAATTTTGTTTCGGAATATGGTTGCTTTGGAGCAGTGTCATTACCCTTATGAGTCATATATTactgattatgttgttgttttggattTCCTTATAAATACTGGTAAGGATGCGGATATACTTGTTCGGAAAGAAATACTGACTAATTTGCTTGGAGACAGTGATTCTGTGGCTAACTTGTTTAATCGTCTTTGCAAAAATGTTATACATCATAATATCAGTTCTCATTTCTCTATTCTTTGCAAAAACTTAAATGCATTTTGTAGTAATCCTTGGAATAGGTTGAAGGCTTCTCTCAGGCGTGATTATGGCAAAACTCCTTGGCAAACTGCTGCTTCCGTTGCTGGAATTTTACTACTTGTTCTCACTTTGCTTCAATCAGTTTGTTCTGTCTTGCAAGTAGTACAAGCCTCCTAGTGATTTCTTTCATTGTTGAGTTCATAATTATTGCTATTAGTATTATTATCAATTTACGCTGTTTGTTTCAATGTTTCATTATCTTTTTGGTGTTGCATTAGATTGAGATAGTTGTTTTTCTGACTTCCAAAGTTCCTGATAACATAtggaaataattaaaaaaaaaaccagcagTAGTTAACTACAGCCGATTTTCTAGTTATAAATCAGTGGTAGTTATCTACCGTTAGGAGTATTTTAGACATTTCTATGTGTTATTAGAAACTTTTGGAAGtcagaaaatcaattttcttagattgaaattgtaattttgttttgtataaataggTGTTCTGCTAAATAAAAGAGCAACTTGATCATGTAATGTTGTTGAACAAAATTGGTCTGATAGTGTTGTTGGCAAAATCTACGGGTGCAAGTAGAAACTCCTAAGTAATGTCGTGTCTCACATGTGTTTGGTTCCAGTGATAAAAAACTGTTCttgaattaattgattttatagAATTGATTTAGGCGAAAAAGTGACTTTAATGTAACATGATTTATATTTGGATAGCTTGATTGAAAAGTGATTTTTCATAATTCAAGTTATTTGGATAATTTagatcaaaattacttttgagTGTGACTTTACCATAACAGGTttgaatgattaaaaaaaagaagaggaacattaataaaaaaagagtgcaaaacttcaggaaatGGTGAATTGATTACGAAGTTACATCAATAAAATGTTGAAGGCTGAAGCGTTTTTCTTTGGACACAAAATCTACCCATATTAGCTCCAACCTTAAATCGATTTTGGAACAACAATCACGTAAAATGATAAAGAGCATCCAAACAAGTTGATTTATTAAGTACATAACTCACGTTTTACTATGTGTACTCACAACCAAACTAGCACCGCATTGAAATTTTAAAGGATTAATTGAtcatttggtcccctaacttattttttgtattcaatttggtctcttaactctaaaaaaattaatttatgtccCTAACATATAACTCTATTACTCAAAAAAGTCCATATCTATTAACTTTAACGTACGCCAAATATCTATTGCGGATCAACATTATAAATGGTTCACCATAGACCTCatcaattattaattttgttaatttcattaACAAAATCCAACACCAATTTACCACCACCACCCAAGaaagatataaaaatattacaacCAATTAATGCATATAGACCAACCAACCAAAATTATCCGATAAGGTTGTGATAATATATAAGGTGGTTAGAGGTAAatttaagggaaatgctaacttctGTCCTTAAAGTATAAGTTTAGAAGTTAAATGTAATaactaatttttgaaaattgtgcattcaatgttTTGAAAggttaaaaacttttttttttcttcattagaACACttatgttatttcttttttagatccttaacttgtgcctttaaagcacaagttaacatgaccctaaaTTTAAATAGAAGTACAGAATGTCTGAATTTAATAGATGTACGGAAGGTGGGTGTAACCAACCAACCAATTAAGGTgttgtttttcataataaagataaaataacatatcttttgtaatgttctaaacttgtttcaaaaaaaaaattgttcaaaaatttaagagttcaaggataattagaaaaactttgttttagtagggactaaaatcacATGTAAACtgtttttatagggactaaaaaagttattaa belongs to Medicago truncatula cultivar Jemalong A17 chromosome 6, MtrunA17r5.0-ANR, whole genome shotgun sequence and includes:
- the LOC25479731 gene encoding UPF0481 protein At3g47200; the protein is MSLSSLVDDMNVMLHTADAPSTDNRCIYKVPSVIRKHNEDAYTPNFVSIGPFHHGHPQLKNMERHKLIYFKDFLQRTNASLSILISDIYSILSDFKCCYSETLSFPQDEELVKLILIDSGFIIQLFWKYFKKDFLEPWLDAGIRSDLLLLENQLPFFVIEKIYGLSWSSTNGSFLELTINYFQYFNQSKLVFDNNSQCIRHFTDLIRIFHLQHPIESQPSRDKIDEQIIHLPSATQLLEAGVRFQVKPKSECLLDLGFSEGVLEIPRLEVEDGTEILFRNMVALEQCHYPYESYITDYVVVLDFLINTGKDADILVRKEILTNLLGDSDSVANLFNRLCKNVIHHNISSHFSILCKNLNAFCSNPWNRLKASLRRDYGKTPWQTAASVAGILLLVLTLLQSVCSVLQVVQAS